The Alicyclobacillus macrosporangiidus CPP55 genome segment CACAAACCGTCACGGATATCCGCTTTCACCTGCGCGCCTCACCGATGAGGCTCACCTGTACGCCTCACCGGCATGCCGCTGCGCAGGCTCTCCCAACTCACAGATAGTTGTATCCCGGCAGCGTGAGGAATTCGACGAAATCGTCCGCGGTGGTGATCTCGTCCAACAGGGCAGCCGCGCGCTCGTACTGGCCGCTCGCGAACGCCGTCTCCCCGACCTGCTGGCGGATCTTCTCCATCTCTTCGGCGAGGGTCTGACGGAACAACTCCACCGTCACCTTGCGGCCATCCTCAAGCACGCCTTTCGGGTGGCGGATCCACTGCCAGATCTGGGCGCGGGAGATCTCAGCGGTGGCGGCGTCCTCCATCAGGTTGAAGATCGGCACCGCTCCGGAACCGCGCAGCCACGCCTCGATGTACTGCAGGGCGACGCTGACGTTAATGCGAAGGCCCGCCTCCGTAATGGTGCCCTGGGGCACGGCGACGAGATCCGCTGCGGTCACCTGCACGTCCTCCCGCTTGCGGTGGACCTGGTTGGGGGTGGGCATCAGGCGATCGAAGACCTCCATCGCCACCGGCACCAAGCCGGGGTGCGCCACCCAGGTGCCGTCGTGGCCGTCTTGCGCCTCGCGTTCCTTGTCAGCCCGGACTTTGGCGAGGGCCTCCTCGTTGGCTGCGGGATCGTTTTTGACCGGGATCTGAGCGGCCATGCCACCCATGGCGAACGCGTTGCGCCGGTGGCAGGTCTGGATGGTCAAGAGCGTGTACGCGCGCATGAACGGTACCGTCATCGTCACCTGCGCGCGATCCGGCAGAATGACCTCCGGATGATTGCGGAATTTCTTGATGTAGCTGAAGATGTAGTCCCAGCGCCCGCAGTTGAGGCCGGCCGCGTGATCGCGCAGTTCGTAGAGAATCTCGTGCATCTCGAAGGTCGCGAGGATGGTCTCAATCAGCACCGTCGCTTTGATGGTGCCCTGCGGGATGCCGAGCCGGTCCTGGGCGAAGACGAACACATCGTTCCACAGCCGCGCCTCCATGTGGCTCTCTATCTTCGGCAGGTAGAAGTAGGGGCCACTGCCGCGGGCAATCAGCTCTTTCGCATTGTGGAAGAAGTAGAGCGAGAAATCGAACAAGGCCCCGGACACCGGCTTGCCGTCCAGCAGCACGTGCTTCTCCGGCAGGTGCCAGCCGCGCGGGCGGACAATCAACGTGGCGATCTCGGGCTTCAGCGCATAGTGCTTGCCCTCGGGGCTGGTGTATTCGATGGTGCGGCGAATGGCGTCACGCAGGTTGATCTGACCCTGGATGGTGTTGGCCCAGGTGGGGGAGTTGGCGTCTTCAAAGTCGGCCATGAAGCACTTGGCCCCAGAATTGAAGGCGTTGATGACCATCTTGCGATCGCTGCTCGGCCCCGTGATCTCCACTCGGCGATCCTGCAGGTCGGCCGGTATGGGTCCCACCGTCCAGTCGCCCTCTCGGATATGCTTCGTCTCCGGCAGGAAATCGGGCCATTCTCCCGCGAGCAGCCGCTCTTCGCGTTCCTTGCGTGCCTGCAGGAGCTGTTCGCGCCTTGGCCCGAACCGTCGCTCGACCTCGGCCACGAAGGCGAGCGCCTCCGGCGTGAGAATCTCGGCAAACTCCGGTGTGTACGCCCCTGTGATCTGCATGCCTGGCGGGCAGATGTACGATCCGCTCATTCCTCCGACCTCCCGGAATTATTGGAATCCTCTGCGTGCTGCCAACCAGCGCCTTCGATCCGCGGCCTCGCGGAAGCCCCGGGATCCTCGGGCGGCCCTCTGCCGGAGACTTCGGTTCCCAACGTCGCCATTGGATCCCGCGCCATCCGAGGTCAGGGCTGGTTGGCCCAACCTGTCAGCGCTATCATCATACCATATGGTTGTGTGATGTGAAATACTGTTCTGAATTACGGAACGGGCGGGGCCGATGAGCACACAGGGGGCCGCCAGGCGGAGGGGCAGGGCTCTTGCCCGAACGAGTCTTGCCAGAACGGGTGACGCGCAAACAGGAAAGAAAGGGCCGCTTTCGTCCGGCCCCTCAGGTACAGTCCTTCCCGTTTCCGCAACTGAAAAGTGAACAAGCGTTCGTCCGCCAATGTGCTTCAGTAATGACCATACGGGTGATACCCGTGTCCTGGACACCCCGGATCGACAACCACATTTTTCATCATTGGCTGAACGTAATGCCTCGGCACGTTGACGATGACATGCCTGTTTACCGTCACAACAGGATGAATCACGGGCACTTCGCGCGGAACGTAACAGTCCCGAACCACATACTGTGGATCACACACGATCGGTGGACAGTGGGATGGCCACTGCTGAGCGGGTACATGTGCTGGTGCATAGTGACCTGGGTAGTACGCCTTTTTCTTCTTCTTTTTCATAACCTGTGGCACGCCGTACGGAATGTACTGCGGTTTCGAATGTACAGTCGGCGAATCATCGTAGTGCTTGTGGGTCCCATGCGAATGCGGAGTGGATTCGTACGCATGTTTAGACGCATATCCCCAATGAGATTCTTCGTCGTGCCCGTTGTGCTCCGGGACAGACTCCGATTCGTGTGACGGTGGCTTGTGCCATGGAGACGAGCTGTCCATTGAGTATTTGTGCTTCCCGTAGTGTTCTGTCATGGTGGATACTCACCCCTATCGTGAAGTTACCCCCAATGTATGAACACCTAGTCAGCGATTGTCTTAGTCATTCGGCCATTTTCCGTACGCGGCTTTGTGAAGCTTTGTGAATGAGGGATGAGCACCAGGACGGAGGGTGCCAGAGCATGTGCACCACCAGCGTGGACTGCATGTCTGGCACCCTCAGCATGGTATGTGAGCTCGCGATGCGTCCGTCCCCGGATCTCGTCGCTGCTGACCGACGTCAGTCCGTCACCCCTGCGGGATGGCACCCGGGAAGATGTAGGCGTAGACGCTGGTGATGAGGGCGATGAAGATGACCAAGGCGATGCTGTGTTTGAGCGTGAACCGGTAGAGGTCCCCTTCGCGGCCCACCAGCCCCGTGGCAGAGGCACCCACCGCGATGGACTGCGGTGAGATCATCTTGCCCATGACGCCGCCGGACGAGTTGGCGCCCATCGTCAGGTACGGGCTCAGGTGCAGCTGTTGCGCCGTCAGCTTCTGCAAGCCGCCGAACAGAAGGTTCGACGACGTGTCGCTGCCCGTCAGGAACACGCCGATCCAGCCGAGGAACGGCGAGAAGAACGGGAACAGCACACCCGTTGCAGCCAAGGCCATGGCCATGGTCGCGGACATCCCGGAGTAGTTGAACAGATCGCCGAATCCCACAACCAAAGCGATGGTCAAAAGCGGATAGCGCAGGTCACGCAGGTTGTCGGCGAAGGTGCGGAGCCAATCGGAGAACGACTGGCCGCAGATGAACATGGCAATCACGCAGGCAATCAGGATGGACGTGCCCGTCGCCGCCAGAATGTCGAATTTGTACGTCACCGCCATCGGCGTGGTCTTGGCGACAATCGGCGCCGTCTGCGCGACGAGCTTGTTCAGGTCGGGCCAGTTGAAGATGATGGTCGCCTTGCTGAGGACATTCTTCACCGCGGGCAGTGCCCAAAGGATGATCATGACGCACAGCACCAAGAACGGCGACCACGCGTGGAACACCTGGCGGCCCGTCAGCTTCGTCTCGGCTCCGCGCTCGCGGGTGGCCGCCATCTCCGCCGCACTCGCCTCTCCCTTGAACCGCCAGATCTGCTTCGGCTGCCAGAACCGCAGGAGGATGATGAGGCAGACGATGGAGACGATGGCCGCCAGGATGTCCGGCAGCTCCGGACCGATGAAGTTCGACACCAAGAACTGCGTGATGGCGAAGGACAGACCGCAGGTGAGGGCGGCCGGCCAGACCTCTTTCATCCCTTTCCAACCGCTCATGACGACCATCAGCCAGAACGGAACGAGGATGGACGCGAACGGCAGGATGCGTCCGACCATCTGGCTGATGAGCAAGGCGTCGGCGTGCGCCGAGGCCGCCATGGCCGTGATGGGGATGCCCACCGCGCCGAACGCCACCGGCGCCGTGTTGGCCAAGAGGCAGATGCCTGCGGCGTACAGCGGATCGAACCCGAGGCCGGCGAGCATCGATGCCGCGACGGCCACCGGCGTCCCGAAACCGGCCGTGCCTTCGAGGAAGGCCCCGAAGGAGAAGGCGATCAGCAGGGCCTGGATGCGGCGATCGTCCGTGATGCTGGAGATGGACCGGCGGATGATGTCGAAGTAGCCGGTTCGCTCCGTGATGCGGAAGAGGAACACGGCGGTGAACACGATCCAGCCGATGGGCCAGATGCCGGTGAGCATCCCGTGAATGGTCGCTGAAAGCGCTTTATCGACGGGCATGCGGAACACCAGCCAGGCGTCGAGGATGGCGAGCACCACGGTGAGGGCCGCCGCCACGTGCCCTTTCATCCGGCGGACGGCCAGCGCCCAGAAGAAGAACAAGATGGGGATCAGTGCGACCAGCGCGGACCATCCCAGGCTGCCGAAGACAGGCGTGTAGACTTGGGTGAACAACGTTACGCCCCCTTTTGAATGAATTTGGAATCTCCTTGCGATCTCATTGTATTTGGAAAGTTTGTTCCTTACAATGAAATCGAACTCAATCGGGAACACAATTCTGTCATCCGGAACGGAGGAACCCACTTGACAGCGCTACAGACTCGCATGGCGCCGGAGGACATTTCGGAGATCATCACCCGCTCCGCCGGTGCGATCGCGCAGGTGCAGCCCGATCTGGGGCGGGGCGTCACGGAGGCAGCAGGCCCCGCGGTGTGGGTGGAGCCGCAGGACGAGGCGCAGCTGGCGGAGGTCATGCGGCTTTGCGACGAGCACGGCTGGCGCGTGCTGCCCGTGGGGGCGGGCACCCAGCTCGACGCCGGCTACCCCGTCCCGCGGCCGGAGGTGTGGCTGTCGCTCGCGCGCCTGAACCGCATCGTCGATTATGCGCCGGGCGATCTCGTCGTCACCGTCCAACCCGGTCTGCCCCTGGCGGCCCTGCAGGCGCATCTCGCCGAGCAGCGGCAGATGCTGCCCATCGATCCGCCGGTCGCCGACGAGGCCACCGTCGGCGGCGTCACGGCCACCGCCGCGAGCGGGCCGCGGCGCGCCCTGTACGGGACCCTGCGCGACATGACCATCGCGCTGCGGACCGTCTATCCGGGCGGACGCGTGGTGAGGACCGGCGCCAAGGTGGTCAAGAACGTCG includes the following:
- a CDS encoding L-lactate permease, which gives rise to MFTQVYTPVFGSLGWSALVALIPILFFFWALAVRRMKGHVAAALTVVLAILDAWLVFRMPVDKALSATIHGMLTGIWPIGWIVFTAVFLFRITERTGYFDIIRRSISSITDDRRIQALLIAFSFGAFLEGTAGFGTPVAVAASMLAGLGFDPLYAAGICLLANTAPVAFGAVGIPITAMAASAHADALLISQMVGRILPFASILVPFWLMVVMSGWKGMKEVWPAALTCGLSFAITQFLVSNFIGPELPDILAAIVSIVCLIILLRFWQPKQIWRFKGEASAAEMAATRERGAETKLTGRQVFHAWSPFLVLCVMIILWALPAVKNVLSKATIIFNWPDLNKLVAQTAPIVAKTTPMAVTYKFDILAATGTSILIACVIAMFICGQSFSDWLRTFADNLRDLRYPLLTIALVVGFGDLFNYSGMSATMAMALAATGVLFPFFSPFLGWIGVFLTGSDTSSNLLFGGLQKLTAQQLHLSPYLTMGANSSGGVMGKMISPQSIAVGASATGLVGREGDLYRFTLKHSIALVIFIALITSVYAYIFPGAIPQG
- the aceB gene encoding malate synthase A, with protein sequence MSGSYICPPGMQITGAYTPEFAEILTPEALAFVAEVERRFGPRREQLLQARKEREERLLAGEWPDFLPETKHIREGDWTVGPIPADLQDRRVEITGPSSDRKMVINAFNSGAKCFMADFEDANSPTWANTIQGQINLRDAIRRTIEYTSPEGKHYALKPEIATLIVRPRGWHLPEKHVLLDGKPVSGALFDFSLYFFHNAKELIARGSGPYFYLPKIESHMEARLWNDVFVFAQDRLGIPQGTIKATVLIETILATFEMHEILYELRDHAAGLNCGRWDYIFSYIKKFRNHPEVILPDRAQVTMTVPFMRAYTLLTIQTCHRRNAFAMGGMAAQIPVKNDPAANEEALAKVRADKEREAQDGHDGTWVAHPGLVPVAMEVFDRLMPTPNQVHRKREDVQVTAADLVAVPQGTITEAGLRINVSVALQYIEAWLRGSGAVPIFNLMEDAATAEISRAQIWQWIRHPKGVLEDGRKVTVELFRQTLAEEMEKIRQQVGETAFASGQYERAAALLDEITTADDFVEFLTLPGYNYL